The Methanobacteriaceae archaeon genome contains a region encoding:
- a CDS encoding P-loop NTPase, which yields MTRVITVASGKGGVGKTTITANLGVALATYGEEVIVLDADVAMANLELILGMEGKSVTLHDVLSGDADIEDAIYEGPGGVKVVPAGISLEGLRKIKMDRLENALEILIESADILLIDAPAGLEKDALAAIAAAQEMILVTTPEVPSISDALKTKIVANRLGVDILGVVINREQHDKTFLTISEIETILEVPVIAVIPEDTEVSRAAAFGEPLVVKNPKSPTSNAIMQLGADLIGEEYQPIEPDKKGVISKLVEGLLGRR from the coding sequence ATGACAAGAGTGATAACAGTTGCATCAGGGAAAGGTGGAGTTGGAAAAACTACTATCACTGCAAACTTAGGTGTAGCCCTGGCTACCTACGGAGAAGAAGTCATTGTTTTGGATGCTGATGTAGCAATGGCCAACCTGGAACTGATTCTGGGTATGGAAGGAAAATCAGTCACATTACACGATGTTCTCTCTGGAGATGCAGATATTGAAGATGCTATTTATGAAGGACCTGGTGGAGTGAAAGTAGTACCAGCAGGTATATCACTTGAAGGTCTAAGGAAAATCAAAATGGACCGCTTGGAAAATGCTTTGGAAATCCTAATTGAAAGTGCGGATATATTACTTATTGATGCTCCTGCAGGTCTTGAAAAAGATGCCCTGGCTGCTATAGCCGCAGCACAGGAAATGATACTGGTAACCACTCCGGAAGTACCATCCATCAGTGATGCACTAAAAACCAAAATTGTTGCCAACCGTCTGGGTGTGGACATCCTGGGAGTAGTCATAAACCGTGAACAACACGATAAAACCTTCCTCACCATCAGTGAGATTGAAACCATTCTGGAAGTTCCAGTAATAGCTGTGATTCCAGAAGACACAGAGGTCAGTCGAGCAGCAGCTTTCGGAGAACCATTAGTTGTAAAAAACCCTAAATCACCTACCAGCAATGCAATAATGCAACTAGGTGCAGATCTGATTGGTGAAGAATACCAGCCAATCGAACCAGATAAAAAAGGCGTTATATCCAAACTGGTGGAAGGCCTGCTGGGACGGAGATAA
- a CDS encoding P-loop NTPase, which translates to MSRFIALASGKGGVGRTSLTFNLGVALSLFGEEVVMLDLDLMMSNMDVITGLLNPEVTLHDVLMRDKAVQDCVYQVNQGALVIPTGMHFETLKTINPNYVSWKRIIEEIASYGNIFLMDLPSGINSNIFEALPEDTEAILVTNSTMPAVADALKIRILLNELNIDILGFVLNMWYDDKFLLSVKEIESILEVPMISVVSYDREMDRSIALGSSVMELNPASPISNEIMQLAADLVGKQYKPVQPDKEGIMERIKKFVGILPENK; encoded by the coding sequence ATGTCTAGGTTTATTGCTCTAGCATCCGGAAAGGGGGGAGTGGGAAGAACGTCCCTTACTTTTAACTTAGGGGTAGCTTTAAGCCTTTTCGGTGAAGAAGTGGTTATGTTGGATCTGGATCTGATGATGTCCAACATGGATGTAATCACCGGACTCTTAAACCCCGAAGTTACCTTACATGATGTATTAATGCGTGACAAGGCAGTTCAGGACTGCGTGTATCAGGTTAATCAAGGAGCACTAGTAATACCCACGGGAATGCACTTTGAAACCCTTAAAACAATAAATCCCAATTATGTATCATGGAAAAGGATAATAGAAGAAATAGCTTCTTATGGTAACATTTTCCTAATGGATTTACCCTCAGGAATAAATTCTAACATATTCGAAGCCCTTCCAGAAGATACTGAAGCTATATTGGTAACTAATTCCACCATGCCTGCAGTTGCCGATGCGCTTAAGATCAGAATACTCTTAAACGAGCTTAATATAGATATTCTAGGTTTTGTTTTGAACATGTGGTATGATGATAAATTCCTACTTTCAGTTAAAGAAATTGAATCAATTCTGGAAGTACCAATGATATCAGTTGTTTCATATGACCGGGAAATGGATCGTTCCATAGCATTAGGAAGCTCAGTGATGGAGTTAAACCCAGCATCCCCTATAAGTAATGAAATAATGCAGCTAGCAGCAGACCTAGTTGGAAAACAATACAAACCAGTCCAACCAGACAAAGAAGGCATTATGGAGAGAATTAAGAAATTTGTGGGTATTCTACCAGAAAACAAATAA